ATGCTTATTATCTAAAGGCGCAAAAAGTTCGCACTTTGATTAAAGAAGACTTTGAAAAAGCGTTTGCAAAAGTTGATGTTTTAGTCTGTCCTACGGTTCCCACCACTGCATTTAAAGCAGGGGAAAAAACAGATGATCCTTTAAGTATGTACTTACTTGATTTGATGACTATTCCCGCAAATCTCGCTGGTTTACCCGGTTTAAGCGTACCATGTGGTTTTGATAACAACGGATTGCCAATTGGTTTACAACTTATAGGGAATGTGCTGCAAGAAGACCAACTGTTTCAGGTAGCTTATGCTTATGAGCAAGCAACAACTTGGCATCAGCGATCGCCGCAATTATAAGTTATGAGTCACGAGTTTTATTCTTAACTCCTCAACGCCAGTCGCTACAACGGAAGGGACTTCCCCAACGCACTGGCTCCTCTTCACTGTTTATTGACTGTTGAGTGTTTCTGGGGTAAATGTAACTTCCTTTACACGACCCAGATCTCCTAATGGTGTGGGTTCCTTGTTGTTAGTAGAAACCAATACCGCACCAGCGTTCCCAGAACGGATAGTCAACTCTTTTTGTGCTGTCCAGCTTTTTTTCTCTCCCTTGTTTAAAATTCCCTCAAATTCCGTTTTACCATCCACCTTCACGCGCAGCCAGGATTGATCTTGAAGCTCAAGAGTGAGTTCAAAGGGTACGGTCTCTGTTGTAGGAGATGCGGTTGGGGTTGGAGAGGTTGCTGCTGGCGTAACTTCAGGTGTAGGTACTGTGGCAGGTAAACTAGTAGATTCTACTGAGGGCGATGTCGTTGGAGTTGGGGATGCTACTGAGGATGAAACCTTAGGTGCAGGTGCTGTTTGTTGCTCCAAAGCAAGTGGTGATGATTTTTTTTGATCAGAAGACTCAACTGAACGTTGTGGATTGAGAAGATAAAATAGTCCGAGGGAAGCGCCAGCTAGTAACACGAGGTAGGGGACAACAAGAGGTACGTGTATAGTTGGTTTTTTATCTAAATCCTGCTTATCTTTATCTAAAGCTGATTCTTGATGAGTAGAACAAATATTGGCAACCGTTTGTGCTAAAGCAGTACCATCCAGTCCGATAGCATCTCCATAATGGCGGATGAACCCTTGAACATAAACAGGCTCTGGCAATTCTTCAAATCGGCCTTCTTCTAGAGCGTGTAAGAAAGCTAATCGAATACGTGTATAAGCTGCTATTTCTTCTAGACGTACTGATTTTTCTTCTCGGACTTGCCGTA
The sequence above is a segment of the Mastigocladopsis repens PCC 10914 genome. Coding sequences within it:
- a CDS encoding RodZ domain-containing protein, with the protein product MKLLNKAQEEQLMEIVAHLRQVREEKSVRLEEIAAYTRIRLAFLHALEEGRFEELPEPVYVQGFIRHYGDAIGLDGTALAQTVANICSTHQESALDKDKQDLDKKPTIHVPLVVPYLVLLAGASLGLFYLLNPQRSVESSDQKKSSPLALEQQTAPAPKVSSSVASPTPTTSPSVESTSLPATVPTPEVTPAATSPTPTASPTTETVPFELTLELQDQSWLRVKVDGKTEFEGILNKGEKKSWTAQKELTIRSGNAGAVLVSTNNKEPTPLGDLGRVKEVTFTPETLNSQ